A stretch of the Neptunomonas phycophila genome encodes the following:
- a CDS encoding GlxA family transcriptional regulator — translation MFDIHNRQPAEVQAVKMNKIGFLLLENFTMIALASAVEPLRMANQLSGKELYTWHTLTEDGKAVTASDGISITPDGSMTDPLNLDTIIVVGGVNITRSYSRRQVSWLQKMGRRACNVGAICTGAYVLADAGLLDGYDCSAHWECIASLQEKFQKVRCTNHLFVLDRNRMTSSGGTVPLDMMLNMIQRDYGYQLTAGISEMFICDRVRNHADYQRIPLRYVLGTTQPKLVEAVSLMEANLEETIELDELAGYVDLSRRQLERLFQKHLQCSPSKYYLKLRLLRARQLLKQTSMSIIEIASACGFVSTPHFSKCYREHIGLPPREERTGAKKTDTSEVSLTGSITHIEAAREARQFELAPKASSHSLHALNEARYEPSYGSVALQ, via the coding sequence ATGTTTGATATCCATAACCGCCAGCCCGCAGAAGTGCAGGCCGTAAAAATGAATAAAATCGGCTTTTTGTTATTAGAAAATTTTACGATGATTGCTCTGGCATCAGCAGTAGAACCATTACGCATGGCAAATCAGCTTAGCGGTAAAGAGCTGTATACATGGCATACACTCACTGAAGACGGTAAGGCCGTCACGGCAAGTGATGGCATTAGCATAACCCCTGATGGCTCGATGACCGACCCGCTTAACCTCGATACTATTATTGTCGTGGGTGGAGTTAATATCACCCGTAGCTACTCTCGACGTCAGGTGTCTTGGTTACAAAAAATGGGCCGTCGCGCTTGCAATGTGGGTGCAATTTGCACAGGGGCTTATGTTTTGGCTGATGCAGGTTTGCTAGATGGGTATGACTGCAGCGCTCATTGGGAATGTATTGCTTCCTTACAAGAAAAATTCCAAAAAGTGCGCTGCACAAACCACCTCTTTGTTTTAGACCGCAACCGTATGACATCGAGTGGCGGCACAGTCCCACTGGATATGATGCTTAACATGATCCAACGTGATTATGGGTATCAGCTTACGGCAGGTATCTCCGAAATGTTTATCTGTGACCGCGTGCGTAACCACGCAGACTACCAGCGCATACCACTTCGTTACGTTCTGGGCACCACTCAACCGAAGCTGGTTGAAGCCGTATCATTGATGGAAGCCAATTTAGAAGAAACAATCGAGTTAGATGAGTTAGCAGGGTACGTCGATTTATCACGTCGCCAGCTTGAACGCTTATTCCAGAAACATCTGCAATGTTCACCATCTAAATATTATCTAAAATTACGCCTATTACGTGCTCGCCAATTACTCAAGCAAACATCAATGTCAATTATTGAAATTGCTTCAGCTTGCGGTTTTGTTTCTACACCGCATTTCAGCAAATGCTACCGCGAGCATATTGGTCTACCACCGCGCGAAGAAAGAACCGGAGCTAAGAAAACCGATACTAGTGAAGTGAGCTTAACAGGCTCAATTACTCATATTGAAGCGGCACGCGAAGCACGACAATTTGAGCTAGCCCCAAAGGCGAGCTCGCATTCATTACATGCCTTAAACGAGGCACGTTACGAACCTTCTTATGGATCAGTGGCCTTGCAGTAA
- a CDS encoding sensor histidine kinase: MLTIVFFAAAEKSHAAIKTIPLDSLVQHYDLNSDRRSSGLFVCPETLDYALFQDTQRALTNTLSTTTLPDFRHDNRYCFVAKLVNKTHEKNWVLHFSNLFINDISVLIYSINGEKKYHSNLSKGVTDEALNVFGRAFYIDLNPNEDYTFIFELKSNSLVSPPYFSIMTEPSYHQWSYTIGLTFNLAVGVVLGFILMAFLSASVMKDITFFWFGFSSLLMLVFFTIRSHIGVYLLQGTEELPSWIWGWASLTSMSILLFVRSFLSIKKENKYVADLIIKTVVFSYMMVFGLSFFLDRHDNIILYLVCSIIMSLVIFYAGFSNGHKLKGYYLLFILGWLPLFYSFASIAFILTSEPGLYDNTLSYSVIFEPFLQIIHMIIHFMALLMRIVDLKKKKYQAEMKSEAKSQFLATVSHDLRQPLHSMSLFVSLLDEHIKSENGKVILAKVSGLQFLMSKSFNQLMDISKLESGLVKSDNEWIDLHLFTDKLRQEFSHQASLKGLSLRFHVTKQAICTDIQHLERILRNLISNAIKYTERGGVLIAFRAHRTGLLIQVWDTGRGIRIEDQSRIFDLYQRGQETKSNQSGMGIGLAIVKQLVDVLGAEIIVRSKPCKGSVFSISLPVKAEHAAEHSGNNDMEKSLRWIAEFSGHTLCDQVTEQMSRWGYKVETHSPKDDNADVIVHLIDITCFSDLSALMHYKDKPNLHIVIGFLNQNCLELINRPIKNNIYLLPAHYQAAQLRSLARFIMKEYAKHS, translated from the coding sequence TTGCTAACTATTGTTTTTTTTGCCGCTGCTGAAAAAAGCCACGCTGCAATTAAAACCATACCTCTCGATTCACTTGTTCAGCATTACGATTTAAATTCGGATCGTCGCAGCTCCGGCCTTTTTGTATGTCCTGAGACGTTAGATTATGCGCTTTTTCAAGACACGCAAAGAGCCCTGACTAACACATTATCAACGACAACACTCCCAGATTTCAGACATGATAACCGGTACTGTTTTGTTGCAAAGCTTGTCAATAAAACCCACGAGAAAAATTGGGTACTGCATTTCAGCAATTTGTTCATCAATGATATTTCCGTTCTTATATATTCTATTAATGGTGAAAAAAAATATCACTCTAATCTTAGTAAAGGAGTCACTGACGAAGCTTTAAATGTATTTGGAAGGGCTTTTTATATTGATCTTAATCCTAATGAGGATTACACCTTTATATTTGAACTAAAAAGCAATTCTTTGGTTTCACCGCCCTATTTTTCAATCATGACCGAGCCTTCATATCACCAATGGTCCTATACCATTGGGCTAACATTTAATCTAGCCGTTGGCGTTGTGCTAGGTTTTATTTTAATGGCTTTTCTTAGCGCGAGCGTAATGAAAGATATAACTTTTTTTTGGTTCGGCTTTTCATCTTTATTGATGTTAGTATTTTTTACCATACGCAGTCACATCGGTGTTTATCTTTTACAAGGCACTGAAGAGCTACCATCGTGGATATGGGGTTGGGCTTCACTAACCTCCATGAGCATTCTTCTTTTTGTACGGTCCTTTCTTTCTATAAAAAAAGAGAATAAATACGTAGCCGACCTTATAATTAAGACTGTAGTATTTAGTTACATGATGGTTTTCGGTCTAAGCTTTTTCTTAGATCGACATGATAATATTATTCTTTATTTAGTATGTTCAATTATCATGTCTTTAGTCATTTTTTATGCAGGATTTTCGAACGGCCACAAATTAAAAGGATATTACCTTTTATTTATTCTTGGATGGCTTCCACTTTTTTATTCCTTTGCAAGTATTGCTTTTATCTTAACCTCCGAGCCCGGTCTATATGATAACACCCTCTCCTACAGTGTTATTTTTGAGCCCTTTCTACAAATTATTCATATGATTATTCATTTCATGGCTTTGCTGATGCGAATCGTTGATTTGAAAAAGAAAAAATATCAGGCAGAGATGAAAAGTGAAGCCAAGTCTCAGTTTCTAGCGACTGTTAGCCACGATCTAAGACAGCCTCTGCACAGCATGAGTTTGTTCGTATCCTTGTTGGATGAACATATAAAAAGTGAAAATGGTAAAGTGATTTTAGCAAAAGTTTCAGGTTTACAATTTTTAATGAGTAAATCTTTTAATCAACTGATGGATATTAGTAAGCTAGAATCTGGGCTCGTTAAATCGGACAATGAATGGATTGATTTACACCTCTTTACAGACAAACTACGACAAGAATTTTCCCATCAAGCTAGCCTTAAGGGGCTATCACTGCGCTTTCATGTTACTAAGCAAGCGATATGTACTGATATTCAACACCTTGAAAGAATACTTCGTAATTTAATTTCAAATGCCATTAAATATACCGAACGCGGAGGTGTATTAATTGCCTTTCGTGCTCACCGAACTGGCTTGTTAATACAGGTTTGGGATACCGGTCGCGGAATCAGGATAGAGGATCAAAGTCGTATTTTTGATCTCTATCAACGTGGACAAGAAACGAAAAGCAACCAATCCGGCATGGGCATAGGTTTAGCTATAGTCAAGCAACTGGTAGACGTTTTAGGGGCAGAGATTATCGTGCGCTCTAAGCCGTGTAAGGGTTCGGTTTTCAGCATATCGTTACCCGTGAAAGCGGAACATGCTGCAGAACACTCTGGTAATAATGACATGGAAAAATCACTGCGTTGGATAGCTGAGTTTTCAGGTCATACGCTTTGTGATCAAGTAACTGAGCAGATGAGCCGCTGGGGCTATAAGGTAGAGACGCACAGCCCAAAAGATGACAATGCAGATGTAATCGTCCATTTAATTGATATTACCTGCTTCTCCGATCTTTCAGCGCTCATGCATTACAAGGATAAGCCCAACTTGCATATTGTTATTGGCTTTCTCAATCAAAATTGTTTAGAGCTGATAAACCGGCCCATAAAAAACAATATCTATCTTCTGCCTGCCCACTATCAAGCAGCACAACTACGCTCGTTGGCACGGTTCATTATGAAAGAATATGCCAAACACAGCTGA
- a CDS encoding beta/gamma crystallin-related protein produces the protein MSITIYQHVDFKGKKAVLAEDEYPTSQIGNDQISSVKIPEGFYAMFYKDSGFRGPKMVLFEGDYSSLPGWNDKISSIKVLKQNSNIDPLVTFYENNHFKGYKQSLAGIGQETSYPSPFLKHDAISSLKIPEGVRVVLYEHSKFGGKSLELGPGDHPSLKVYGFNDIASSVKLIRSDLELVNIKYDNEVTTPAGEPIGIEGRVVSDSSQEQSYALNLTKEIESSITRSWSETTLVGLEVSVTTGVEAEVGLITTSASTTISTKLEQSFTIGEEETHSEVSTFGQVLTVSLAPFHVGEGLIILTPQRKKIDATYTFRVVGTDRLVEQAATILIDDFQQGEATITTRPIETGEVF, from the coding sequence ATGAGTATTACTATTTATCAACATGTAGATTTCAAAGGAAAAAAAGCAGTATTAGCTGAAGATGAATATCCAACCAGTCAAATAGGAAACGACCAAATAAGTTCGGTAAAAATCCCAGAGGGCTTTTATGCTATGTTCTATAAAGATTCTGGATTTCGTGGGCCTAAAATGGTTTTGTTTGAAGGTGATTACTCTTCCTTGCCCGGTTGGAACGATAAAATCAGCTCTATTAAAGTACTTAAGCAAAATTCAAACATTGACCCTTTAGTTACATTTTACGAAAACAATCATTTCAAAGGATACAAACAAAGCTTAGCGGGCATAGGACAGGAAACAAGCTACCCGAGCCCATTTTTAAAACATGATGCTATTTCCTCGTTAAAAATTCCTGAAGGGGTACGTGTGGTTTTGTATGAACACAGCAAATTTGGCGGTAAATCTTTAGAATTAGGTCCTGGCGATCACCCCAGTCTTAAAGTGTATGGATTCAATGATATTGCATCGAGCGTGAAATTAATCCGGTCTGACTTAGAGCTGGTAAACATTAAATATGACAACGAGGTTACGACGCCTGCAGGCGAGCCTATTGGTATCGAAGGGCGTGTAGTTTCAGACTCCAGCCAAGAACAAAGCTATGCGTTAAACCTAACTAAAGAGATTGAATCTTCAATAACACGGTCTTGGAGTGAAACAACCCTTGTTGGTCTAGAAGTCAGTGTAACCACTGGGGTAGAAGCCGAAGTTGGTTTGATTACAACATCTGCATCCACAACGATCAGCACAAAACTAGAGCAGTCATTCACCATAGGCGAAGAAGAAACCCATTCGGAGGTATCTACTTTTGGACAGGTTCTGACTGTATCGTTAGCGCCTTTTCATGTGGGTGAGGGTTTGATCATATTAACGCCTCAACGAAAAAAAATAGATGCCACCTATACATTTCGTGTTGTTGGTACCGATCGCTTAGTAGAGCAGGCCGCAACCATTTTAATAGATGATTTTCAACAAGGGGAAGCGACAATAACCACTCGCCCCATCGAGACCGGCGAAGTCTTTTGA
- a CDS encoding response regulator transcription factor encodes MQLYKRFLIAEDHEMYRDGLKQLINELYPQAHIHTAGNFSAALDTLAGYSDWTLLMLDIRMPDIKNLDGLDLIRKRYPTLVIAVISTLDFEVSIRQMIDLGANGFITKSTSKEAMKKAIIDILEGEIVILSDTQGSDCVYFTAQQMATLQGMAQGLSNKEIARQLGVSPLTVKEYVSVILERLMAKNRTEAVLIAQKRGFLLDHLM; translated from the coding sequence ATGCAGTTATATAAGCGATTTCTCATAGCCGAAGATCACGAAATGTATCGTGATGGCTTAAAACAGTTAATAAACGAACTGTATCCACAAGCACATATTCACACGGCGGGTAATTTCTCGGCAGCATTGGATACCTTAGCTGGTTATTCTGACTGGACGCTACTCATGCTCGATATTCGTATGCCTGATATTAAAAACCTAGATGGCCTCGATCTTATCCGCAAGCGCTACCCTACGTTAGTTATTGCTGTGATTTCGACACTAGATTTTGAAGTCAGTATTCGTCAGATGATTGATTTAGGGGCTAACGGTTTCATCACCAAATCAACATCTAAAGAAGCGATGAAAAAGGCCATTATAGATATTTTAGAGGGCGAGATCGTCATTCTGTCAGACACACAAGGCAGTGATTGTGTCTATTTCACGGCCCAACAGATGGCCACCCTGCAAGGCATGGCTCAGGGACTTTCTAATAAAGAGATCGCAAGACAACTGGGAGTCTCCCCCTTAACTGTAAAAGAGTATGTCTCTGTGATATTGGAGCGACTCATGGCAAAAAATCGTACTGAAGCCGTCTTGATTGCCCAAAAAAGAGGCTTTTTATTGGATCATCTTATGTAA
- a CDS encoding bifunctional transcriptional activator/DNA repair enzyme AdaA — protein MPTTESIITVARHIEAHANEKLPLTRLAQLAHLSPSHFQRLFTATLGVSPKEYQDAIRMELFKSLLKTEPTVTDAIFAAGFSSVSRLYGEASRQMGMTPSSYKDGGTGEVISYAFRDSSLGLLLMAATQKGVCYTAFGESESTLFDELVNEFPQASFIPSTAYASRELDDWIDALNQHLASQAPLPSIPLDMRGTAFQIKVWKYLTRIPAGVSISYSELATHIGNPKAFRAAASACGANRIGVLIPCHRVLRGDGNLGGFRWGLTRKQALLNAEKGLSEAAK, from the coding sequence ATGCCCACTACCGAGAGTATCATTACCGTAGCTCGACACATCGAAGCTCACGCTAACGAAAAACTACCGCTAACACGACTCGCTCAACTGGCGCACTTATCGCCGTCACATTTCCAGCGGCTATTTACCGCGACCCTGGGTGTTTCACCTAAAGAATATCAAGATGCCATTCGCATGGAGTTGTTTAAGTCGTTGCTGAAAACTGAGCCAACGGTGACGGATGCTATATTTGCAGCAGGCTTTAGCTCTGTAAGCCGACTCTACGGTGAAGCCTCTCGCCAAATGGGTATGACTCCCAGCTCGTATAAAGACGGCGGAACAGGCGAAGTAATCAGCTATGCTTTTCGCGACTCTTCGTTAGGTTTGCTGTTGATGGCTGCAACGCAAAAGGGCGTCTGTTATACGGCTTTTGGAGAGAGCGAGTCTACCTTATTCGATGAGCTGGTTAACGAATTTCCCCAGGCGAGCTTCATCCCATCAACAGCCTATGCTTCTCGCGAGCTTGATGATTGGATAGACGCTCTGAATCAACATTTAGCAAGCCAAGCCCCCTTGCCCTCCATCCCTCTGGACATGAGAGGCACAGCATTTCAGATCAAAGTGTGGAAGTATCTCACTCGTATCCCGGCTGGCGTTTCTATCAGTTATTCAGAACTAGCGACTCACATTGGTAACCCCAAAGCCTTCAGGGCCGCCGCATCGGCGTGTGGGGCTAATCGGATTGGCGTACTTATTCCTTGCCATCGGGTGTTACGCGGTGACGGTAACCTAGGCGGATTCCGTTGGGGGCTAACTCGCAAGCAAGCATTATTGAATGCTGAGAAGGGACTTTCAGAAGCCGCGAAATAA
- a CDS encoding MFS transporter, producing MSTPKNSLTSAGLALLLGGQILPVIDFSIVNVALESIAASLDANHVELELMVAVYGVFFAVCLAMGGRLGDRYGRRTLMSIGVLIFGVSSLACGLAPNMLTLLIARAVQGVGAAMMVPQILSTIHVCLTGRSHSRALGYYSAIGGLSFVTGQVLGGWLVSADLFGLGWRNVFLVNIPVCLLILSLSGSLIPNTFSEKASSVDKLGTTLLAAAILCLLIPVSLGPLFEWSWPLIAVLMMVIPLFILLWKAEQRIELKGSAPLIPPRLLRLRSIQFGLVLCVLFVSCWSGYMFSVALTLQSGLGLTPLQSGNTFIGMGLCYFVGSLISARVTAVFGQMNTLLLGCGIQIPGLLGLIISFHWFWPTVQPIHLLAATMLIGFGQSFIVSSFFRISLSEVPAEDAGSGSAMLTTVQQSAFGLGAALLGTVMYEVLKTTDNYLAAITGALVTEIGIMIAVVILALIYRSYLKRRAV from the coding sequence ATGAGCACACCCAAAAATTCTCTAACATCCGCTGGGCTAGCCCTGTTGTTAGGTGGTCAGATTTTACCCGTAATCGACTTTTCTATCGTTAATGTTGCGCTGGAATCCATCGCCGCTTCATTAGATGCCAACCATGTAGAGTTAGAATTAATGGTGGCCGTGTACGGTGTATTTTTTGCGGTCTGCTTAGCCATGGGTGGGCGTTTAGGAGATCGCTATGGTCGCCGCACCTTAATGAGCATAGGTGTGCTCATCTTTGGCGTTTCATCCCTAGCCTGCGGGCTCGCTCCTAACATGTTAACCCTACTGATTGCCCGCGCTGTTCAGGGGGTTGGTGCCGCCATGATGGTTCCGCAAATCTTGTCGACTATTCATGTTTGCTTAACCGGCCGATCGCACTCACGCGCACTCGGTTATTACAGTGCCATTGGCGGCTTATCCTTCGTCACCGGCCAAGTACTAGGCGGCTGGTTAGTATCTGCCGATCTGTTTGGATTAGGCTGGCGCAATGTATTCTTAGTGAACATCCCTGTATGCCTACTCATTTTGTCATTATCAGGCTCACTTATTCCAAATACCTTTTCGGAAAAAGCCTCCAGCGTTGATAAACTGGGCACCACGCTATTAGCTGCCGCTATTTTATGCTTGCTCATCCCTGTGTCGTTAGGCCCTCTCTTTGAGTGGTCTTGGCCACTTATTGCTGTCCTGATGATGGTCATTCCGTTATTCATTTTGCTCTGGAAAGCCGAGCAGCGTATTGAGCTAAAAGGAAGCGCCCCCTTAATACCGCCGCGCTTATTGCGCTTACGCTCTATCCAATTCGGTTTAGTCTTATGCGTTTTGTTTGTGTCATGTTGGAGCGGCTATATGTTTTCGGTCGCTCTCACTTTACAAAGCGGGCTAGGACTTACACCACTTCAATCAGGTAACACGTTTATTGGAATGGGCTTATGCTATTTTGTAGGGTCATTGATTAGCGCACGGGTAACCGCTGTTTTTGGACAAATGAATACCTTGCTACTCGGCTGCGGCATTCAAATACCGGGCTTGTTAGGTTTGATCATCAGTTTCCACTGGTTTTGGCCAACGGTTCAACCTATACACTTACTAGCCGCCACTATGCTCATTGGTTTTGGCCAGTCATTTATTGTCAGTAGCTTTTTCAGAATTTCATTGTCAGAAGTACCAGCCGAAGATGCAGGCAGTGGCAGCGCAATGCTAACCACTGTGCAACAATCTGCATTCGGACTCGGCGCCGCCTTGCTAGGCACAGTGATGTACGAAGTGCTCAAAACCACTGATAACTATTTAGCGGCAATCACTGGGGCTCTTGTCACCGAAATCGGCATCATGATCGCCGTGGTCATTTTGGCTCTGATCTATCGCAGCTATTTGAAACGTCGAGCCGTTTAA
- a CDS encoding RNA recognition motif domain-containing protein — protein MKLLVRNLSRTTTEDEIRELFTAYGSVEECTLVLDQETGKSKGFAFVVMPNLKEAYAALGELHEKRVAKNRIRVKVAQN, from the coding sequence ATGAAACTTTTAGTACGTAACCTGTCTCGCACCACCACCGAAGACGAAATTCGTGAACTCTTTACTGCCTACGGTAGCGTTGAAGAATGCACACTGGTTTTAGATCAGGAAACAGGAAAGTCGAAAGGCTTTGCGTTTGTGGTTATGCCAAACCTTAAAGAAGCCTATGCGGCGTTGGGGGAGCTACATGAAAAGCGCGTGGCAAAAAATCGTATCCGTGTAAAAGTAGCCCAGAATTAA
- a CDS encoding cold-shock protein, whose amino-acid sequence MSKGTVKWFNADKGFGFITPEDGGKDLFVHHSEIQSGGGFATLNDGQAVEFEVGQGQKGPCANNVRAI is encoded by the coding sequence ATGAGTAAAGGTACAGTTAAGTGGTTCAACGCCGATAAAGGTTTCGGTTTTATTACTCCAGAAGATGGCGGCAAAGACTTGTTCGTACATCACTCTGAAATTCAATCTGGCGGTGGTTTCGCTACATTGAACGATGGTCAGGCTGTTGAGTTTGAAGTTGGCCAAGGCCAAAAAGGTCCATGTGCTAACAACGTACGTGCGATCTAA
- a CDS encoding ABC transporter ATP-binding protein, whose protein sequence is MKELLRVENLCVFAGDTPLVEPVSFSLKAGERLTLLGQTGSGKSLLMQAIMGTLPKELRSQGVMEVAGQVFNLGAMTASMHKARVKLWGVQVSALPQEPWTALDPLMPAQTQLSETLRWVGGYGGKDAHSEAAARLTRLGLKGAEGKRVDQLSGGMAQRVAIACAMAGGASILLADEPTKGLDVSRRDQVISDLREQTQDGVLITITHDVDVARQLPGRMMVIQQGCVLETGDVESIINAPQHPFTQALIDASPASWIKEARDTVDTSPVLSMKDLTIARAGKPLQRDLNFEVHAGEVLGVVGDSGCGKSTLGDTLLGMLTPESGRIERHVTAASHQWLKLYQDPVASVPSSVSLRTLLDDVLRRHAIAPDDVPPLMQQLELTEEVLTRTADGVSGGELQRFCMLRALLMKPVCLFADEPTSRLDPITAKKVSAMLVSAAQKQRCAVILVSHDPDLIDHRCDRVIRLSAL, encoded by the coding sequence ATGAAAGAGCTATTAAGGGTCGAGAATTTATGTGTCTTCGCCGGCGATACTCCTTTAGTTGAGCCTGTTTCATTTTCGCTTAAGGCCGGAGAGCGCTTAACACTCTTAGGGCAAACCGGATCGGGTAAAAGCCTCTTAATGCAGGCGATTATGGGGACCCTACCTAAGGAACTTCGTAGCCAAGGGGTAATGGAAGTAGCAGGGCAGGTTTTTAACCTTGGGGCGATGACGGCGTCTATGCATAAAGCGCGTGTCAAACTATGGGGGGTTCAAGTCAGCGCGCTACCTCAGGAGCCGTGGACTGCGTTAGATCCACTGATGCCTGCTCAGACGCAATTGAGCGAGACATTACGATGGGTAGGAGGTTACGGCGGGAAAGATGCTCACAGCGAAGCAGCAGCCCGGTTGACACGTTTAGGCTTAAAAGGAGCAGAAGGTAAGCGAGTTGATCAGCTGTCTGGTGGTATGGCTCAGCGGGTCGCTATCGCTTGCGCTATGGCGGGAGGCGCTTCTATTTTGTTAGCTGATGAGCCAACAAAAGGGTTGGATGTATCGCGCCGGGATCAGGTGATCAGCGACTTACGTGAACAAACACAAGATGGCGTGCTGATTACCATTACGCATGATGTTGATGTAGCCCGCCAGTTACCGGGGCGTATGATGGTTATTCAGCAAGGTTGCGTTTTAGAAACGGGGGATGTGGAGTCTATTATCAATGCTCCTCAGCACCCATTTACGCAAGCACTAATTGATGCCTCGCCTGCTAGTTGGATTAAGGAAGCGCGTGATACCGTGGATACCTCGCCCGTATTAAGTATGAAAGATTTAACGATTGCGCGTGCTGGTAAGCCGCTACAACGTGATCTTAATTTCGAGGTTCATGCTGGAGAGGTGCTGGGTGTTGTAGGTGATAGTGGGTGCGGGAAAAGCACCCTAGGAGATACCTTGCTGGGCATGCTCACGCCGGAATCAGGCCGTATAGAACGCCATGTAACAGCGGCCAGTCACCAATGGCTAAAGTTATATCAAGACCCGGTCGCTTCAGTGCCTTCTTCTGTTTCATTACGCACCTTACTGGATGATGTGCTTCGCCGACATGCGATAGCCCCTGATGATGTTCCACCGCTAATGCAGCAGTTGGAATTAACAGAAGAGGTGCTAACTCGAACAGCGGATGGTGTGTCGGGCGGGGAGCTACAACGGTTTTGCATGCTACGTGCGTTGCTTATGAAGCCAGTATGCTTATTTGCGGATGAGCCAACGTCACGTTTAGATCCGATTACCGCCAAAAAAGTCAGTGCAATGCTGGTGAGTGCTGCTCAAAAGCAACGATGCGCCGTGATTCTAGTGAGCCATGATCCTGACTTAATTGATCATCGGTGCGACCGAGTTATACGTTTATCAGCACTTTAG
- a CDS encoding ABC transporter permease: MISTSLVGSVLHRLARLSLSQKLGMSLLVLLVVFAIFAPWMTQVSSDQQNLSAILIPPNAEAWLGTDHYGRSMWVRLAEALRLSLLMAALSVITAASLGIVLGTLAAVGPRWVDRILDGVMTILLALPGLVLVLILSAMLPGSFGMLYLAIALVQWVEYFRVVRAMAKQVVQGPAMVSSRQLGFGFVYCFKRHIWPAIAPQIMTIAAFGAASSVLMMASLGFVYVGIQPPTAELGLMIVELFPYYSDAPWLLAEPLMALGLFILSCHLLAQKAPDTLNMQSLKADVRKEAMV; the protein is encoded by the coding sequence ATGATTAGCACTTCTCTAGTGGGATCGGTGTTACATCGCCTTGCTCGGTTAAGTCTTTCCCAAAAGCTAGGCATGAGTTTGTTGGTTCTGTTGGTGGTTTTTGCAATCTTTGCCCCTTGGATGACTCAGGTGAGCAGTGATCAACAAAACCTATCGGCTATTCTAATCCCCCCTAATGCGGAAGCTTGGTTAGGCACCGATCATTATGGTCGTTCTATGTGGGTGCGTTTAGCAGAAGCGTTACGTTTGTCGTTATTAATGGCCGCGTTAAGTGTTATTACAGCCGCGTCATTGGGGATTGTTCTTGGAACACTTGCCGCGGTTGGGCCTCGTTGGGTCGATCGGATCCTGGATGGGGTGATGACCATTCTGTTAGCACTACCCGGGCTAGTGTTAGTGCTGATTCTATCGGCGATGCTTCCGGGATCGTTTGGCATGCTCTATTTAGCGATAGCGCTTGTGCAATGGGTTGAGTACTTTCGCGTAGTAAGAGCGATGGCAAAACAGGTTGTACAAGGGCCAGCAATGGTCTCTTCTCGACAATTAGGCTTCGGCTTTGTGTACTGCTTTAAACGTCATATTTGGCCTGCTATAGCGCCACAAATTATGACGATAGCGGCATTCGGGGCAGCATCATCGGTATTGATGATGGCATCACTGGGCTTTGTTTATGTTGGAATCCAACCGCCAACAGCAGAATTAGGATTAATGATTGTTGAGTTGTTTCCTTACTACAGTGACGCGCCTTGGTTGCTGGCTGAGCCACTAATGGCGTTGGGGCTGTTTATTTTGAGCTGCCATTTACTGGCTCAAAAAGCCCCTGATACCCTCAATATGCAATCGCTCAAAGCGGACGTACGCAAGGAGGCTATGGTATGA